A genomic segment from Desulfonatronum lacustre DSM 10312 encodes:
- a CDS encoding patatin-like phospholipase family protein yields MSRTHRERLRTLHAQDRKAGLSGAVIEEKIAMKLTNAGLVLEGGGLRGVFTSGVLRRLMDEGLWFASVYGVSMGACNGANYVARQPERNRMVNIGFVRDRRYLSWMRLLRGGDLFGMEFIFRVIPRRIIPFDYAAFRDSPVTFWVGLTDCEQGEAVWLEKGGFARTDDSVDEVFRATASLPVISSPVRYEGRMVMDGGIADPVPVRVCMDQGHAKRVIVLTQPDGYVKKPGKSGWACRWRHPELAGMHRMLARRHDVYNETLAAIRDMEARGEAFVIRPDTTMGVGRICREPRKLYDLYDHGYFTAQSRMDALRAYLAA; encoded by the coding sequence GTGTCGCGGACGCATCGTGAACGACTGCGGACCCTGCACGCACAGGACCGCAAAGCCGGGCTGTCGGGCGCGGTCATTGAGGAAAAGATCGCCATGAAGCTGACAAACGCGGGCCTGGTGCTGGAAGGCGGGGGGCTGCGGGGGGTGTTTACGTCCGGGGTGTTGCGGCGGCTCATGGATGAGGGGCTGTGGTTCGCCTCGGTGTACGGGGTGTCCATGGGCGCGTGCAACGGGGCCAACTACGTGGCCCGGCAGCCGGAGCGCAACCGGATGGTGAACATCGGGTTCGTGCGGGACCGGCGCTATCTGAGCTGGATGCGGCTGCTGCGCGGCGGGGATTTGTTCGGCATGGAGTTCATCTTCCGGGTCATTCCGCGGCGGATCATCCCCTTTGACTACGCGGCGTTCCGGGACAGTCCCGTGACGTTCTGGGTCGGCCTGACCGACTGCGAGCAGGGGGAGGCGGTCTGGTTGGAGAAGGGCGGGTTCGCCCGGACCGACGACTCCGTGGACGAGGTGTTCCGGGCCACGGCCAGCCTGCCGGTGATTTCCTCCCCGGTGCGCTACGAAGGGCGGATGGTCATGGACGGCGGCATCGCCGACCCGGTCCCCGTCCGCGTCTGCATGGACCAGGGCCACGCCAAGCGGGTGATCGTGCTCACCCAGCCGGACGGGTACGTCAAAAAGCCGGGTAAAAGCGGCTGGGCCTGCAGATGGCGGCATCCCGAGCTTGCGGGCATGCACCGGATGCTGGCCCGCCGCCATGACGTCTACAACGAGACCCTGGCCGCGATCCGGGACATGGAGGCCCGAGGCGAGGCCTTTGTCATTCGGCCGGACACGACCATGGGCGTGGGCCGGATCTGCCGCGAACCCAGGAAGCTTTACGACCTCTACGACCACGGCTATTTCACGGCCCAGAGCCGGATGGACGCCTTGCGGGCGTATCTGGCGGCTTGA
- a CDS encoding YaiI/YqxD family protein, with amino-acid sequence MLHIYIDADSCPVKQEVYRVASRYQLDVTLVANSRMHVPREQRVALMVVKGGFDAADDWIVEHVGIHDIVVTADILLADRCLKKGALVVGPTGKPFTAESIGSAVAIRDLMAELRSSGEMTGGPAPLKKQDRSRFLHQLDEMIQSIRREHR; translated from the coding sequence TTGCTGCACATCTACATTGATGCCGACTCATGTCCGGTCAAGCAGGAGGTGTATCGCGTCGCAAGCCGGTACCAGCTTGATGTGACGCTGGTGGCCAATTCTCGGATGCACGTACCCCGTGAACAGCGGGTGGCGCTCATGGTGGTGAAAGGCGGTTTTGACGCGGCTGATGATTGGATTGTCGAGCACGTCGGCATCCACGACATTGTGGTCACCGCCGACATCCTGCTGGCCGACCGCTGCCTGAAAAAGGGTGCGCTCGTTGTCGGCCCAACCGGAAAACCCTTCACCGCCGAAAGCATCGGCTCAGCCGTGGCAATCCGGGACCTGATGGCGGAACTTCGCAGCTCCGGGGAGATGACGGGAGGGCCTGCGCCGCTCAAAAAACAGGATCGCTCACGTTTCCTGCATCAGCTCGATGAAATGATCCAATCGATCCGTCGCGAACACCGGTGA
- a CDS encoding transposase, whose protein sequence is MACRGAFTSDRNPQQTLFATHCWPEGEVRCPRCGQRSVYPLKDGRYRCGECVYTFHDFTGRWLNRCALSRAQWMALMRLFVEGVPVTEMAGEVQASYETTLKAVNTLRFSLLAGDPSFAPLFDEQGELRKHCRKNNAAGNDHCLGRGAPVFALRRSPGSIRFELLPDLDVREILGRPLRKRIWRTLVYTEPAEGREALFFACCGNLRKLFAKKWNQESLPLDADRTFWRFAEAWLTRYRCFTPECCPLYLKELEFRFNTPQENWLPLLLKHLCQPKPSN, encoded by the coding sequence ATGGCCTGCCGCGGCGCGTTCACCTCGGACCGAAACCCGCAACAAACGCTTTTCGCGACCCATTGCTGGCCCGAGGGCGAAGTGCGCTGCCCCCGCTGCGGACAGCGATCCGTCTATCCGCTCAAGGACGGTCGCTACCGTTGTGGGGAGTGCGTGTACACCTTTCACGACTTCACCGGCCGCTGGCTGAATCGGTGCGCGCTCTCACGAGCCCAGTGGATGGCCCTGATGCGCTTGTTCGTGGAGGGCGTCCCGGTCACGGAAATGGCCGGAGAAGTCCAGGCTTCCTACGAAACCACGCTCAAGGCGGTGAACACGCTGCGGTTCAGCCTCCTGGCCGGAGACCCGTCCTTTGCGCCGCTGTTCGACGAACAAGGGGAACTGCGCAAGCACTGCCGCAAGAACAACGCCGCCGGAAATGACCACTGCCTGGGCAGGGGAGCCCCGGTGTTCGCGTTGCGCCGATCGCCCGGAAGCATTCGCTTTGAGCTGCTTCCCGACCTGGATGTCCGGGAAATTCTCGGACGTCCGTTACGCAAGCGCATCTGGCGCACCCTTGTCTACACCGAACCCGCCGAGGGCCGCGAGGCCCTGTTTTTCGCCTGCTGCGGCAACCTGCGTAAACTGTTCGCCAAGAAGTGGAATCAGGAATCCCTCCCCTTGGACGCGGACCGGACATTTTGGCGGTTCGCGGAGGCCTGGCTGACCCGCTACCGCTGCTTCACCCCGGAATGCTGCCCGCTGTATCTCAAGGAACTCGAATTCCGCTTCAACACGCCTCAGGAGAACTGGCTCCCCCTCCTCCTGAAGCATCTTTGCCAGCCGAAGCCGTCGAACTGA
- a CDS encoding ferredoxin — protein sequence MARKVLIDQDECIGCGVCEEMCPEVFHLDIGTGKAEVIQEEGGPEDQIQEAVDNCPVECIHWEG from the coding sequence ATGGCCAGAAAAGTGCTCATTGACCAAGACGAATGCATCGGGTGCGGAGTTTGCGAGGAGATGTGTCCGGAAGTGTTTCACCTGGACATCGGGACGGGCAAGGCGGAGGTGATTCAGGAAGAGGGTGGCCCGGAAGATCAGATTCAGGAGGCCGTGGACAACTGCCCGGTGGAGTGCATTCACTGGGAAGGATAG
- the purD gene encoding phosphoribosylamine--glycine ligase, translating into MRILLVGSGGREHALAWKLKQSPLVETLLIASGNPGTVGMGENLPITDDDIPGLVRAAREHKVDMVVPGPELPLVLGLKDALANEGIACFGPSAFCARLEGSKVFAKNMMRKAGIPTADFQVFEEAHEAREYAKKHSLPMVIKADGLAAGKGVIIAKTREEALEAIDAIMVRRIFDAAGERLIIEEALVGEEASLLAFCDGKTVVPLPSAQDHKPVGENDTGPNTGGMGAYCPAPILPEDKLAALTETTITPLTRLLAEKGQPFQGVIYAGLMFTAKGPYVLEYNVRFGDPECQPLMVRLESDLAKIMSACCEKRLAQVPVRWSEKTGLCVVLAAPGYPGAYPKGMPISGLDRAEAVPGVTVFQAGTALREGRLVTSGGRVLGVTALAPGLAAARAAAYQAADLIDFEGKYLRRDIGAKGIDRAG; encoded by the coding sequence ATGCGCATCCTGCTCGTCGGATCCGGTGGCCGCGAACACGCCCTGGCCTGGAAACTCAAGCAAAGCCCTCTGGTCGAGACCTTGCTCATCGCGTCCGGAAATCCGGGCACGGTCGGGATGGGGGAGAATTTACCGATCACGGACGACGACATACCCGGCCTGGTCCGCGCCGCCCGGGAACACAAGGTGGACATGGTGGTCCCCGGCCCGGAACTGCCTCTGGTCCTGGGGCTCAAGGACGCTCTGGCCAACGAAGGCATCGCCTGTTTCGGACCCAGCGCCTTCTGCGCCCGGCTGGAGGGAAGCAAGGTCTTTGCCAAAAACATGATGCGCAAGGCCGGGATCCCCACGGCGGACTTCCAGGTTTTCGAGGAAGCCCACGAGGCCAGGGAGTATGCCAAAAAGCACTCCTTGCCCATGGTGATCAAGGCGGACGGGTTGGCCGCGGGCAAGGGAGTGATCATCGCCAAGACCCGGGAAGAAGCCCTGGAGGCCATTGACGCGATCATGGTCCGGCGGATCTTCGACGCGGCCGGGGAGCGGCTGATCATCGAGGAGGCCTTGGTGGGCGAAGAAGCCTCACTGCTGGCCTTTTGCGACGGAAAGACCGTGGTTCCCCTGCCCTCGGCCCAGGACCACAAGCCCGTGGGCGAAAACGACACCGGCCCGAACACCGGGGGCATGGGCGCCTACTGCCCGGCCCCGATCCTGCCCGAGGACAAGCTTGCCGCACTGACCGAGACGACCATCACTCCCCTGACCCGGTTGCTGGCCGAAAAGGGGCAACCCTTTCAGGGGGTCATCTATGCCGGACTGATGTTCACGGCCAAGGGGCCGTACGTGTTGGAATACAACGTCCGCTTCGGAGACCCGGAATGCCAGCCGCTGATGGTCCGCCTGGAGTCCGACCTGGCGAAAATCATGTCCGCCTGCTGCGAAAAACGGCTGGCCCAGGTTCCGGTGCGGTGGTCGGAAAAGACGGGGCTGTGCGTGGTGTTGGCCGCGCCGGGGTATCCCGGGGCCTACCCCAAGGGCATGCCCATCTCCGGATTGGACCGGGCCGAAGCCGTGCCCGGGGTCACCGTGTTCCAGGCCGGCACGGCTCTGAGGGAGGGGCGGCTCGTAACCTCCGGAGGCCGGGTCCTGGGCGTCACCGCCCTGGCCCCGGGCTTGGCCGCGGCCAGGGCCGCCGCCTATCAGGCCGCGGATTTGATCGATTTCGAAGGCAAATATCTGCGCCGGGACATCGGGGCCAAGGGCATCGACCGGGCTGGGTGA
- a CDS encoding methyltransferase domain-containing protein, whose protein sequence is MSGLGEHSLTTLELALEWQSPQARHQERYLARRVNLWRDVFPPGFKEALLGKAVGDTVEKTYQPGEAIPDHDPKLIHRVPRSRFQRRTVGGRVIEPARGRFYPRGILGDMLGVYPQDSRPGRIIELDASNMVVDLNHPLAGFPLTLRATILDLADKATETGGRLTCWLEEIADSGPGMQRRHGRPTSFDLQNGLRRLDETEDTLFYAAPRIIGHVDAQAGAFLEQTYADSLSSLPSGAKVLDLMSSVLSHIPEHLDLHVTGLGLNLEEMEANPRLADRVVHDLNAAPKLPFPDKSFDAVTCSLSIEYLTSPQAVIAECARVLRPGGMLLVGISSRWFPTKAVRMWMDLHEFERIGLVLEYFQTLPALTDLRTVSIRNWWRPEDDPHIDQTLTSDPVCVVMGTVQD, encoded by the coding sequence GTGAGCGGACTTGGTGAACACAGTTTGACGACGTTGGAACTGGCCCTGGAATGGCAAAGCCCACAAGCCCGGCATCAGGAGCGGTATCTGGCCCGGCGCGTGAACCTCTGGCGAGACGTATTTCCGCCCGGATTCAAGGAAGCCCTTCTGGGCAAGGCAGTGGGCGACACGGTGGAGAAAACGTATCAACCCGGAGAAGCCATCCCGGATCATGACCCGAAGCTGATCCATCGCGTACCCCGGTCCCGATTCCAGCGCCGGACCGTGGGCGGACGGGTCATCGAACCGGCCCGGGGCCGTTTTTACCCACGAGGAATACTGGGGGACATGCTCGGGGTGTACCCGCAGGACTCCCGACCAGGACGGATTATCGAGCTGGATGCCTCGAACATGGTCGTGGACCTGAACCATCCCCTGGCAGGCTTTCCATTAACCCTGCGGGCCACGATCCTGGACTTGGCGGACAAGGCCACGGAAACCGGAGGGCGGCTGACCTGCTGGCTGGAGGAAATCGCGGACAGCGGGCCGGGCATGCAGCGCCGCCACGGACGCCCGACCAGCTTTGATCTGCAAAATGGACTGCGCCGCCTGGATGAAACTGAGGACACGCTGTTCTACGCCGCGCCCCGGATCATCGGCCACGTGGACGCCCAGGCCGGGGCGTTTCTGGAGCAAACCTACGCCGACTCCCTGTCCTCCTTGCCGTCAGGCGCGAAGGTTCTGGACCTGATGAGCAGTGTCCTGTCCCACATTCCGGAACATCTCGACCTCCACGTAACCGGACTGGGCTTGAACCTGGAGGAAATGGAAGCCAACCCCCGCCTGGCCGACCGGGTGGTCCACGATCTGAACGCGGCCCCCAAGCTGCCCTTTCCGGACAAGAGCTTCGACGCCGTGACATGCAGCCTGTCCATCGAGTACCTGACCTCCCCACAGGCGGTCATCGCCGAGTGCGCCAGGGTGCTGCGCCCCGGCGGGATGCTGCTGGTGGGGATTTCCAGCCGCTGGTTCCCGACCAAGGCCGTGCGGATGTGGATGGATCTGCATGAATTTGAGCGCATCGGCCTGGTTTTGGAGTATTTTCAGACCCTCCCGGCCTTGACGGATTTGCGAACCGTAAGCATCCGCAACTGGTGGCGGCCCGAGGACGACCCGCACATCGACCAGACCCTGACCAGCGATCCGGTCTGCGTGGTCATGGGGACGGTCCAGGACTGA
- the fusA gene encoding elongation factor G, which produces MQDKLSTQRTYALVGHGGSGKTSVAEMLLFNTSVTNRLGKIDEGTTCLDYEPEEVKRRGGIQPGFGHYSWKKNQHFLIDAPGDNNFCGDLPYLLSAADGAVFVIDAVDGVKPLTKRFWAEVKKAGLPAMVVINKMDRDRADFEMAFGGLQDILGIKPVLLHLPLGSETDFRGVVDVLAEQALLFDDAGNLKPGEMPGDLADQVATLRETMMENIAESDEELMEKYLEEGTLTLPEMLGALRKGVLSGELVPVTVCAALANRGGPLILDVIQDLMPSPLDHADWTGADGEQRPSSPDAPAACFVFKTIADPFTGQLSVLRVLSGVVTPDMALFNPGKDARERLGQLLMLQGKTTTPCKEPLGPGAIVAVAKLKSTATADTLCDEKKPFRLAAPQLPTSMITYALGAEEKGEEDKVYAAVQKLLDEDVTLSLSRGQETGEMLLSGMGQMHIETAVEKCRRRYKVNIVLKPPKVPYRETIKGRAEVQGRHKKQSGGRGQFGDCWIRMEPLPRGAGYEFVDAIVGGAIPRQYIPAVDKGIQESSLRGVLAGYPLVDFKVTLFDGSFHTVDSSEMAFKVAGSLAFKKGAEEAKIQLLEPIVLMTVYTPDEFMGDIIGDLSSRRGKVLGTDSHAGVTEIRAHVPMSEVLEYAPTLRSMTGGQGTFVMEFDHYEECPPPVAEKVVAESKVKDE; this is translated from the coding sequence ATGCAGGATAAGCTCAGCACCCAACGCACATACGCCCTGGTCGGACATGGAGGCAGCGGAAAAACATCCGTGGCCGAAATGTTGTTGTTCAACACCTCGGTGACAAATCGCCTGGGCAAGATCGACGAGGGCACCACCTGCCTGGATTACGAACCCGAGGAAGTCAAGCGACGGGGCGGCATTCAGCCCGGATTCGGCCATTACTCCTGGAAAAAGAACCAGCATTTTCTCATCGACGCGCCCGGGGACAACAATTTCTGCGGCGACCTGCCCTACCTTCTGAGCGCCGCTGACGGAGCGGTCTTCGTGATCGACGCGGTGGACGGCGTCAAGCCCCTGACCAAGCGGTTCTGGGCTGAAGTGAAAAAGGCCGGTCTGCCTGCCATGGTGGTCATCAACAAAATGGACCGGGATCGGGCCGATTTCGAGATGGCTTTTGGCGGATTGCAGGACATCCTGGGCATCAAGCCGGTCCTGCTGCATCTGCCCCTGGGCTCGGAGACCGACTTCAGGGGGGTTGTGGACGTTCTGGCCGAGCAGGCCTTGCTGTTCGACGATGCCGGGAACCTCAAGCCCGGTGAAATGCCCGGGGACCTGGCCGACCAGGTGGCGACCCTCCGGGAGACCATGATGGAGAACATCGCCGAGAGCGATGAGGAACTGATGGAAAAGTATCTGGAAGAGGGTACGCTGACCCTGCCGGAAATGCTGGGCGCTCTACGCAAGGGCGTGCTCTCCGGCGAGCTGGTGCCGGTGACGGTTTGCGCGGCCCTGGCCAACCGGGGCGGCCCGTTGATCCTGGACGTGATCCAGGACCTGATGCCCTCTCCCCTGGACCATGCCGACTGGACCGGAGCGGATGGCGAACAGCGCCCCTCCAGTCCCGACGCTCCGGCGGCCTGCTTTGTCTTCAAGACCATCGCCGATCCCTTCACCGGTCAGCTCAGCGTGTTGCGCGTGCTCTCCGGCGTCGTCACCCCGGACATGGCCCTGTTCAACCCCGGCAAGGACGCCAGGGAGCGGCTGGGGCAGCTCCTGATGCTCCAGGGCAAAACCACCACGCCGTGCAAGGAACCCCTGGGGCCGGGGGCCATCGTCGCCGTGGCCAAGCTGAAGAGCACCGCCACCGCGGACACCCTGTGCGACGAGAAAAAGCCCTTCCGACTGGCCGCCCCGCAACTGCCCACGAGCATGATCACCTATGCCCTGGGCGCGGAGGAAAAGGGTGAGGAAGACAAGGTCTACGCCGCGGTCCAGAAGCTCCTGGACGAAGACGTGACCCTGAGCCTCTCCCGTGGCCAGGAAACCGGGGAGATGCTGCTGTCCGGCATGGGCCAGATGCACATCGAGACCGCGGTGGAGAAGTGCCGCCGCCGCTACAAGGTGAACATCGTGCTCAAGCCGCCCAAGGTACCCTACCGCGAGACCATCAAGGGTCGGGCCGAAGTTCAGGGCCGACACAAGAAGCAGTCCGGCGGGCGAGGCCAGTTCGGGGACTGCTGGATCCGGATGGAGCCTTTGCCCCGTGGCGCGGGTTACGAATTTGTGGACGCCATCGTCGGCGGAGCCATTCCCCGACAGTACATCCCCGCCGTGGACAAGGGCATCCAGGAGTCCTCCCTGCGCGGGGTCCTGGCCGGATATCCCCTGGTGGACTTCAAGGTCACTTTGTTCGACGGCTCCTTCCACACCGTGGACTCCTCGGAAATGGCCTTCAAGGTGGCCGGGTCCCTGGCCTTCAAGAAAGGGGCCGAGGAAGCCAAGATCCAGCTTCTGGAGCCCATCGTGCTGATGACCGTGTACACCCCGGACGAGTTCATGGGCGACATTATCGGCGACCTGTCCAGCCGCCGGGGCAAGGTCCTGGGCACGGACTCCCACGCGGGGGTCACCGAAATCCGGGCCCACGTGCCCATGTCCGAAGTCCTGGAGTACGCCCCGACCCTGCGCTCCATGACCGGAGGCCAGGGCACCTTTGTCATGGAATTCGACCACTACGAGGAATGCCCGCCGCCAGTGGCGGAAAAGGTGGTGGCCGAGTCCAAGGTCAAGGATGAATAG
- a CDS encoding DVU0772 family protein — protein sequence MSDLDACKVWLNEVNWDMIHEDAVTMFLEWGNNNWHDAMRQPVRGSNEYSIYFVIDTWEEPKVVLMKMTNYGSTTLCEKRLPEDLAKRYLESIGGLKGIHELSPEIKEWLTTELEKK from the coding sequence ATGAGCGATCTGGACGCCTGCAAGGTGTGGCTGAACGAGGTCAACTGGGACATGATCCACGAGGACGCGGTGACCATGTTCCTGGAATGGGGCAACAACAACTGGCACGACGCCATGCGTCAGCCCGTGCGGGGCTCGAACGAGTACTCGATCTACTTCGTTATCGACACCTGGGAGGAGCCTAAGGTGGTGCTGATGAAGATGACCAACTACGGCTCCACGACCCTGTGCGAGAAACGGCTGCCCGAGGATCTGGCCAAGCGGTACCTGGAGTCCATCGGCGGACTGAAGGGGATTCACGAGCTGAGCCCGGAAATCAAGGAATGGCTGACGACCGAGTTGGAGAAGAAGTAA